The genome window CGATTTTGAGTTTTTTAATGATTTAACGGTTGAAAATTGGTTTTTTAGTAGTGGTGAAGGCTGAATTATGAGTGATTGGAAAGAGACAACTTTAGGCTTGATTCCTAACGATTGGGAAATAAAAACAATTGGTGATATTGCGGAACTTAGGCAAGGGCTACAAATATCAACATCACTTCTTTAAAAGAACAAAAAAATATTGGAAGTCTTTTATATAATTTAGATGCCAAAATCGAAAATCTGAGGCGACAGAATGAGACTTTAGAGGCGATCGCACAAACTCTATTTAAGCATTGGTTTATAGATTTCGAGTTCCCCAACGCAGACGGTAAGCCCTATAAATCATCTGGTGGGGCGATGGTGCGATCGGAGTTAGGCGAGATTCCCCAAGGTTGGCATTTTTCTATAATTGGTGATCAAGTGGAAACAGTGGGTGGTGGAACGCCATCAACAACTGAGCCGAGTTATTGGGAAAATGGCGATATTGCTTGGTATTCTCCAACTGATTTAACAAAAGCTAAAACTTTATTTTCAATTGACTCTGAAAAGAAAATTACAAGTTTAGGATTACAAAAAAGTTCAGCAAAATTATTTCCTAAATATTCTTTACTTCTCACAAGTCGGGCAACCATAGGAGAAGTAACGATTAACACGAAAAATGCCTGTACAAATCAAGGCTTTATTACAATTATTCCTAATGAAAAATTTAATGTTTATTTTTTGTATGGATGGCTTTTAACAAAGATTGAAATCATTAAGATGTTGGCTTCAGGGAGTACATTTCCAGAAATTAGTAAATCAAACTTTAGAGGGTTAGATTTTTTAATCCCCGTAAGTCATATTTTACAAAATTATGAA of Nostoc sp. UHCC 0870 contains these proteins:
- a CDS encoding restriction endonuclease subunit S; translated protein: MVRSELGEIPQGWHFSIIGDQVETVGGGTPSTTEPSYWENGDIAWYSPTDLTKAKTLFSIDSEKKITSLGLQKSSAKLFPKYSLLLTSRATIGEVTINTKNACTNQGFITIIPNEKFNVYFLYGWLLTKIEIIKMLASGSTFPEISKSNFRGLDFLIPVSHILQNYEQLIKPIYKKIENNIYQIQTLTKTRDALLPKLMSGQLRVKE